The nucleotide window TTCACATACTTTGGCTGATAAACCCCAGGAATCTCAGTGTGTGAAGGGAGATAGATGCTGATTTTTCAAATGAGCTGTAGTTTCTTTAGGCCAGAACTGCTATGTGTTGGTGCTGTTAGGGAAGCTTTCTCGTAAGCTTTTTTGCAGGGAGACGTCTGTGAACTCCTTTTGACTCTTCACCGGTACTTAACTGACTCAAAGCACAATAAAAACATGGAGAGAAAGATGTGTCTTCTAGAACATTACTTTTTATCTCTACACATATGCAAATGTTTaaagtttttcttaaaattcaagCAATCAAAATGCAGTCAAGTGCAATAAAATTACATGGAGGTCATACATAGAAAAAAGCCAGTGGAGAGTTGTTTTTTCAGAATGGAATTGCTACAGAACATACTGGTTTTGTCAGATTTGATTTGAAGAGAAAATCTTTATACAGCCCTTAAAAGCACACTGCTTGTTTTGCCTCATACCATGGTTAACAGATTTGTAACGTAAGTAGTGCAGTCCTAGTTGTAGCCAGTTAGTTCTTCCATGAAGTTCagatttaacttcttttttaaagtGCTCTGCTATTTAGGCAAGTCCTCAAAATAGATACCAGAATGCATTGTACATCAAGCTAATGTTCACCTTGCCTTTTTTGATTTGTTTAGAACAACATCCTTGAGACAGAATTCCTAGAAAAGTAAGTTGAGGTGTTTAGTTTTGGAGTATGACCTTTAGAATTCTGTgcaattgtatttaaaataaaaataatgcctTGCCTTTGTGAAGGAggcaagagagagaaaacacacaTATGTGTCTACAGACTAGCATTGGTAATAATAGCATCAACACATTCTGCTGCTCAAGTTGTTTAATAGATAATTGATGCACACTGTTAAACCTGCATTATACAAAATTAGTGTTAATTAGTTAAAGACAATACTGTTAACAGTAAAAGCCATTAACAACGCTATGTTACCGTGGTTATGGAATtttacagaaaagcagaaaggatgtCAAGAGTAATCGCCCAAATTGCATTTCCTCAAACTTTATCAGTCTTGcttgttcttttttccctgggagatCTCAGCTGCACTACACCCTCAATGCACACCTCAAGAGTtgagagaagagagagacagTCCTATTGATCTGCACCCACCTTTCTGTCAGTCTTAAAGCTGCCCCTGCTCCATGCTTATTAATTTGACAGTAACTTTCCATAACTTAGAATCCGTATCACAATATGTAGAGAATTGTAAATGCTGTGCTGCAGTTTCCCAGTTTTGTCAAGAAGATACTCAAATCTGGCCAGTAAAGAAGGTGGCCACTGAATATTTCTTACACAGCCAAATACTACTACCAAAaatgcagctgcctgctcattttAACCTCTAAAAGCTTTCTTGTTCTAGATATGTGATGCTGTTGCACACCACAGACTTCAGCAAAAGCTTGCTGACACGGTATGTTGGTTTGTGTGGGTTCAGGACAGTAGAACAAATATTACAGAGATCCTTCACTAGAAGACCAAGTGTGCCCTGGTCTTTAAGGCTACTGTGAACTTCTAGAGCGAGTAGACAAAAAGCCTTCCACCAAGTCGAGCTTTTGCAGAACTTCTCTCTGCTGCCACTACAACTTCTTTCTGCAGGGATAAAGAGCAAAGGTGAGCAAAATGCAACTGCAGGTGTATGGCTGCTGTAAGCTTCCCTTGTGGATTTTGACCATCTCATTAGTGTTATCTAGAAATGTGATGAGAAATGAGAGAGCAGCCCACCTCATAACCCATCTCATTAGCGTCTAGAAATGTAATGGGAAATGAGAGAGCAGCCCACCTCATCAGAGTAGCAGTTAAGAAAATAGTTTGGCAAAACAGACTCTTTCATTTGGGGAACTGGAGCAAGCTGGAACCAAATGACATGAGTCTCTTGCCCACATAAACTGCTTCTCAGGGCTAAGATCAATAGGGATGAAGGGGGAGTGTGGACTAGATGGTGCTATAGCAACAGAAAGCAACTGCTAGGAGAATGGCCTCACTTGCACTTAGCTGTGCCTGTGTTTCAGGTATTGTTGGATTATGTTCCCTAATCTAGCTGAGAAGAGTTTCCAAGTGTTTCTCCATTGCATGTTTTAACACAAGAACTCAAACGCCATTTGTTGAAGACCTCTTCAGCCTGGTACTGAGGCTTCCTCTGTGCTCACATGGAGAACCCCACTCCCCATGGAGGTGGTGTTAAGAGTGAGCAGAACATTGGAACTCAGCTGAACAAGCACGCAGTAACCTACCAGCTGAAAAAAAGGCTCCTTAGTGCATCATACAAAGGTAGCAATTGGTATTTGGTAAAAAAATGGGCATCTGAGGGAGGCAAAGAGAAACAGGTACACAAATGCATCCTAAATCAGTCAGGTAGGAACTGGACCTCTATGCTGAGAAACACGTGACATATGAGTGATGTTCACTGCAGGTGATAGCCAGGACAGCAAGCCTGTAAAGACTAAATGAGAGGGATGGTTTTGGGTGCCTGGTTTGCTTCACAGCTAAACATCCACTTTGTGTACAGGTTGGTGTGAAGCCTGGAGGCACCTATGTTGCATTTCCCATGAAACTTTTCAGCATACTCCTAAGCAGTTTAGAATTCAGGCTGCTTTAAAGTGATTCAAATTTTTTAATTCAGGTGCCAAAATTTTGGCAATTCCATAGCTCATCAATCTATAAAATGGGTTTAATTATTGGttcaaagaataatttaattaacTTTGTAAAGAACTTAAGATTTGAAAATGTGTAAGATACATGTGAGGTGTTAGCTAGTATATGCAAGTGTGGTAAAAGGATGGTATGAATCAATCAGCCACAGTAAATTTTCTCACCCTTCTTTCAGATTTCACAGTGGTAACAGAACTCCCAAATCTTGATAGTTTCTGTAAAATAACACTGCTGGTTATAATGctgctagattttttttaagtaggaCTTTTTAGTTTCTCTCAGTAGATTGTTTTGTGGTTACTTACCTCAGGAGAAATCAGGACATATTGTgcctaaagaagaaaaaaaaaaaaaaaaaaagaggaaataaaaagtcAGTGAAAGAGAGTAGAAGACCAATATGATTACCCTGGATTACCCTGGCTCCTATATAGCAAAGTAATTTAGGAACACAGAGGAGGAGCCTGAGAGTTTTGCAGAGATTCAGAAACCTGagaaaaccttttattttctggaatGAAGGCAGAACACACTTGGTATTTGTACTGGATGTAAATAATTAGTTGTCATTCTAAACTTATGTCCAGAATTCACTTGCATGTATTCTTACCCAGTCCTCAGGACAAGGAGATGTCCATGATGTGCAGTGGTCTGTCACATTCCCTGAGGATGCCTGTCTTCCACTGAAAATATAAACACGGCCAGCAGCCCCACCAGACAGGATTGAGGTGACACCGTTAGTTCGCAGTGGGGATGCCACAATAATTTCATCTGCACATATTACAAAGAGGATGTAACACAGCAGAAGTGAATTAATGGTAGACCAAAACAGGAGAGCTGGCATTTACATCCTCTAGATACCATAATTCCTATTAATGATGACAACTAAAATGTTTCAATTTCTGATTGAGCTGCTTGGGATTTTAGAGGGGCTTCCTTGTAAGGCACAGTGGAATACTGGTACAATTCAATAGAGAAAGCGGACTGTGTTTAGCACGTGTATATGTAGGAGGAAATTTCCTGTTGCCAAAAGTCAAACACTTCACTTCTGGTCTAGATTCATCAAGCTTTACCTAGCCCATCGCTATCCAGATCACTTAGGTATATGTCTCCTCCAAAATGAGAAAACCTCCTGTCCCCACCGAATGCACTGAGCAGAGAAGGCTTGGTGCTGTTTGACAGGTCGTATACCAGAGCCAGTCCAGCTTGATGCAGCACTGAGGACACAAATAAAATCCTAGACGGgatgtctggaaaaaaataacccGAAAACAGATGTTGAGCATCAGACATAGGAACTCAGGTTTAATACTTACAATTATAGATAATACTGGCATTACATAAAATGgacaaaattaatataattatcAAATAACTTCAACAATTATATGGGATTAACACTAATTAGCACAGAAAAAAGTAATCTTTTAGTCATAATACCGGGGAGAAATGCATTCAAGTCCAACTTCTGCAGTTTGACATCCTCAATTCCTTACTGTCTACTGCCACAGTGAGGACAAAATACTGTGTTATTTCAATTCTGAGAACTATTCAGTCTACTAGAATATCACTGTTACATAAATAATGCAAAGTGGCAATGCTGTGAAGCCCATGTTAAGGAAGGAAGACCCACTGAAGTTGAGGCACAGTAAAGAGGACCCTACATACAAGGCATATACAGGTGATTACAGtgacttctattttttttttttttttaattacgTGGAAATTTAAAGGTCCCTTTTCCCTTAAACATTGTATCTCTACTCAAGTCATGCAGAAACAAGCATCCTAAAGCAGAAATGGTCCGCAATTTTCAGGACATACCTGCCGTAGGTGCACCCACCACCAAAACTTTCTTTGTGTTCCCGGCCACAGACAGCACACCACTGGCCAGAGACAAACCCATTCTGCCCATCTCCTGTTAGATTTTTAAAACACCTATGTAATTTCTACAGAATATCACTTCAAATTATTCATAAGGTCCCACACTAAAGAAGCAGCCCTACCTTGTCTCCAGTTATCTCAAACCAGCACTCTGTACTTGGTGGGTTATACCCGTACACCTTCCCAACACTCTGTCTGACATCCAGCAAGAGGGGATTGCAGCTTGAATTACAATGCAAAACAAATTTGTATATAACAACATATTATTGTACATGTTCCCTCCTTTACTGTGGAATAATAGTGCCTGACAAGTTCTAGAAATCTACTTTAGTAATTCTTATAATTGTTCTAACTAATTACACAATACTTAGAGTGCAGACTTGGTCTGTCTATCCACTTTTTTATCATTCAATACATCTTTGtgtttaatttgcttttaaaaatgctatCGCAAAGTAAGAGCCATCCATATGGTTATTTAAGGCACACTTACACATCAGGATTTTTGAGacctctctcctccctccccacagaaACCTAAGAAATTCTTAGGTGTCTTTAAATAACAAAGACCTGCCCTAGAGAGGGTCTAAAAATCCTTGTCTTCATAATGAAGGGtaaagacataaaaatattaatttaataaaaatattctaagcAGAACAAAAAGGAAGATTTCAATAAAGCTAGAATTTTAATCTATTGCAAATCTTAAACCTTGCAGAAGTagagcagaggggagaagaCAGCAAGCTGTCACATGCAACACACCTAGAACAAGCCTTCCATGTAGGGCTACCAATCAGCAGTAATGTCACATtctccagctggcagctggcaaGTGAAAATCCAAACCAAGCATAGTTTTCCTCCCCCTGCACCATCCAGTTGGCATCCTGTACTGACAGAAGTCCTGAGAGACCAGAAAAAATATGAGTTAAATCTTGGTATGCTCTGGCATTGAAAAACCTATTTGCAATCCTCCACTGATTCATCCTATAACAAGTTTCTCTGTAAAAAAGTTACACTGTCCATGGCATGGCATCAGTAGTTGTTGACTTTGCTTGCTCACCTTGCAGCTCTAGTGGCTGGTGAAAGCTTTCATTAGACACAGCCTGTTTCTCAGTCCTTCCAACAGCTACATGAAGTACATGAAAGTTACCACTCGAGCCTGCCCTAAACTACTTACTGTTTATCAGAACTTGTAATTCTTTAAGGGTGCTGTGTGGGAGAGCTTCAGATCATTCTGGCTATAATTAAATAACTCATtctgtgctttggttttatgaaAATGTTAGTTAGCAGTGTTTGGAAACACATGTTCTTGTGGTTTCTAATTTTACATGAATTAGAATAATCTGCAGCAGTAAAGTATTATTGTAAATCTCAATTACATAATTGTGACAAAGCTGGCCAAGCTTTATTATTTAGTTCCATATATGACATTTCCTCCCTCATTCGCTAGAAACCTTATCACCTGTACTCATTCAGTTGTAGCATTCCTCTGTAGTCACGTGAAGGAACGTACAGAATGGGATAAAGATTCATTTGTTGAGGTTCATTTTCAATTTTCCAAGAAAGAGCAGTGAGCCTACCCTGAACTCACAATAGATAGTTGAATCCATTGCTTTAGCAAGGTTTCCAACCCAGTTTCCCACAATTGGTCTTGCATCCAAGCTGGGACATTGTAGTCTGAATGGACAGAAAACCAGTCAACTGGTAGAGATTTTCCCTCTGACAAGAGCAGAGAAACATGTGCTGTTCTCTGAATGTCTGCAACAAGTGGAGTGCCTTCAGGCATCAATTTTTTGACTCATCCTGTTGGACActttattataaattatttagaCAAGGCAAAAAGATGCTCTTTTGTGAAGCTGGCAGAAACAGGAGATTGCAGGTCTCATTCAGAGGCACCCAGGCAGGCTGGAGCAACAGGCTAACAGGAACTTCACAAAATGCAGTGAGGACAAATGCAAAGCTTGACCCTGGGAAAGGAGATGTCCTTGCACAGATACAGCTGGGGACAGactggctgaggagctgctgtgaggAAAAGGCCCTGGAGATCCTGGTGGGCAGAGAGTTGAGTGTGAGGCTCTGCCAGCAGACAGCCAACAGTGCCTCAGACTATGTAAGCAGGAGCATGGCAAAGAGACTGAGAGAAGTGATTGCTCCCTAGATCACACCTATAATATGTTGTTCCATAATAGGAAAGATGTTGACAAACTGAAGCAAGTTTAGTAGGGATGCTCCATGCTTTCTGTGCCTATAAGGTCACTATGCATGGTGGGAAGACGATAGACAATGAACATAAACTGAAACAAGAAAGGTTCATACTGGCTGTAACAAGAGTTTCTTTCCCTATGAGGACTGCCAAGAAGTAGAACAATTGCCCAGAGCGTCTCTGCAATTTCTACCACTGGAGATTTTAAATGCAGTTGGACAAAGCCCTAAGCAATTTGGTCTGGCTTCACAGCTTGAGTAGGAGGGACACCCTCTGAGATCGCTTTAAACCTGAATTATGCCATGATTAATAAGGAACAAATAACCAGTCACATAAAGTATGGGAGGGTTAATTTACTCAGCAAATATTACCTTGGTGATTCCTGTTGATATTAGAGTGAAATGCAACTACAAATCCTCTCTGCTTCCCACCACCAGGTGCATATGGAGAGCCCACAACCAGATCAGCATTTCCATTCCCATCAACATCAGCTGCCAGAAGGGACCAACCAAGATTACAGTAGGAATACTGCAATAAACAGTTAGTTTAAGCCTGAAATAGATCTGAAACCATCAATTCTGTAGCAAAATAGAGCAACTTAATTCTAAAGAGCTAAATTTGCTTTTGACCAAATTACCCTCCCACTCCCTggtttaaattttgttttcttagtgTCTTAGTTTGGTTTGGGtcggggttttttggtggtttttttttttgttgttgttttgaggGCTATGCACCCTTCTAGTCACCCTGCTGCCTTCTTACACTGGGGTATAAATGTCTTTCCCAAATACAACCAATCTAACCAAGCACTTTCTTGCTCCATCCCCATCAGTCTAAATTTCCTTGCAATGGTAAGTTGAATTTTAACATTCTTTTTTTAAGCCCATAAGTTCTTTCCCCCTTTATCTCACCTCCTGCCTGTGTAGCCCTGTGTTATCCTGGCTAACAGGGATAAACAGATAAACAGGACATTACATTATCAATATACCTGACAAGTTATGGTAACGTTTGGCTGAGGTGCCAAGCCTCTTCCCTCAGTTCCAAAGTAGACATACACAGCACcctaaacagcaaaaaaagaaaataaggcaTGAAAGCATGTCAGTAACAAATATTAAATGCAAGGTCAATCACAAGGAGTGGAACAAATAGTTCTGAAAGGGCTATTCATACAACTTCATTTTCCCTCTCAGAGCTTTCCCATAATACTTtctttcccaccccaaatctaAGAATATCCATGGGTAATGGGTACTGCTGTAACCAAGCAACAAAGTAGAGAAGTACATTTTCATCATACTGTGTGTAAGGAACAAGGGCAGTATAGTGTATACTTAAACTCATAATACACATCTTCAGATGGCTCAAATTttgacaattattatttaatgcAATAGCAAACAGTGCCAGGCACAACAGATGCATACAATTTTCCAAGTAGTGAGTCTAAATAAAAGCAACTTAAATTGTTATTTAGACAGCTAAATTAGTACCTAAAATTCTGAAGAGTTTTAAGCTTAATGGATATAGtttaaatggaaacattttgtcTCTCAGTTTGCATGGCCTAAAAATACTCAGGGACCATTATATGGGCTTATCTGGTAAGCTGCAAGTCATTAAGCCTCtgtaatttgtttattttagcaAGTGGGTCTGTGTTTATATCACATTTTAGATATCAATTTTTGGCCTTGTGACAGTGTATGACAAAATTCATTGGTCCATGAGGTCCATTCCAGACTCTCTGTTCCTAAACAAAAAGGGTACATTTGTATTTCATGGACGGCCCCTTATATTTCCAGCATGCCAGTGCTGCAAAGTTGCAATCTGGTTTGGATTTCTAGTGTGCAAAAAGGCCActaaaagagaaatacaggTAGCTGTCATTGCTCTAGTCAAAGTTCCCACAAAGGTTCTAAACTTCTGTTTAAATTACGTCACCTTGAACAACAAcagaatttctctttttcatttaaatgttaaaaaaaaaatgtatcaataAAATCATTCCATTTGGAgagtttaaaaaacaacaaagacaTGTTTGTAACTTACTTTGTACGTAAGAAACTGAGATCCCACAGAAGGTGCTCCAATTGCCAGATCTGGCACTCCATCCTCATTGAAGTCCAGGACTGCCAAGGCAGAACCAAATCTTCCTGAAGGCTAAAAGAAAAGGGATTGCTCTCATGTTTTCCAGTCAAAACCATGAAAACCAAATGTACGTTTGCAGAACTGGAAACAGATGACAGAAGTCTATCCCAATAATTCTTTATCTTCTAAGTAATAACCCCCATGACAACACACTAATTCAAAGTCATCTGTGTTGAAATTAAGGACAAATGAATATAATATGAATATGGTGCTGCTTTGCTATTTCCTCTTCTGATTCCAGTGCACCATTGGTATCAAGTTTATGGTCTTTCCTGTTGACAGCATTATGACCGGGAACCACTAAAACACTGGGAACCACTAAAACACAGTGACCACTAAAGACAGAAGCTGTTACTGCACAGTTTATAACcacagaaacaaattaaaaggaaatatatCTTATTATTTTGCatcttattatttttattgtctttattATCTTCTTTATGAATAAAGGTATTTTCTACAGAGCATCATATTTAACACCCAGAAGTGTAATTTGCTCTTACTTATTGGTTACAAACTAGCCACCATCATGTATACTCagagttttctctttcttttttcaataCTCTTACTACGGACAAAATTATTTAGGGCAAGGTTAACAAATCAaaaattttagattaaaaaggacaggaaacagaatattttcttaaatgcaGGGACAACAATTAACTATACTGTGACTTACAGAGACACAAcctgaattttatttaaaggGCACTTTGTGGTCTAATACTCACTTATCTGGCACAGTAATGGAAGTGAACCTACAGATCACCATCACTTCAATTGGGACTTTAataatgattatttttcttgaaaagcaTATGACATCATATGACATCAGGAGGAGTGTTTCAGGAATAATACTCATAAACATTAATGATACCATTGCTCATTCAGAATTCACCATTttccaggcaaaaaaaaaaaaaaaaaaaggacaaattttTGTCTTGACCCCTTACCTGATGACCCTGTAGTACTTGGTCAGCTTTTCGATCCAGATCCATGTCCTCTGGTGGCAAACCTGACTGGCTGCCATACACCACATATACCCTTCCTATCTGAACATGGCCCATGGTGCTGTACCCTGGTGCTCCAGCCACCAGATCATCATATCCATCCTGGTTTAGGTCAGCTGAGATCAGTGACCTGTCAGCAAGGATGTCAACAAAACCAGCATTAATTTCCAGACTACCAAACattagtggaaaaaaaccccataattcAGATAACCAGGACCTATGTTTTCCCATATTGTTTTGTAAAGATTGATACAGCATTTTttgtattatatatttatttgtgttttcttgaaTTAAGTAAAACCAGAAGAATCATCTTCTATCAATGCATCTGAGATCTGTAGGAACTGCTTTTTACTGACGTTAAGCACCTGAGAGCAAGGAGCATGAAA belongs to Taeniopygia guttata chromosome 2, bTaeGut7.mat, whole genome shotgun sequence and includes:
- the GPLD1 gene encoding phosphatidylinositol-glycan-specific phospholipase D isoform X4, coding for MVGLKIWSVSLIILYHFCQGCIPCGISTHVEIAHRALEFFIKHEGSVNYRQLLLNHQDAFQAGSIYPDAFYPLICKRGMFHDVSEDTHWSPFLKASIDYIRRNYPQPWEEATEKLVAFLFGIASHMVADVSWHSLGIDQGFLKAMGEIDFHGSYAEAHSVGDFGGDVVSQFELDFSYLAWSWYVPVKDLAAIYKEFYGKEVITESTIVECTHLLFFELHGERLLVGKLFPPFASKSPFLVEKFHEYFLGGVDDMAFWTNNIFELTSHMLENGTSDCYLPENPLFINCTKAHKDNPVNKQSKHEHHKNTTSLLTETLEKNINYTERGVHIQPWATKFLGVINHALKTNVWRALGATHQKSSKHVSKPAASYFLTSPYARLGWSLISADLNQDGYDDLVAGAPGYSTMGHVQIGRVYVVYGSQSGLPPEDMDLDRKADQVLQGHQPSGRFGSALAVLDFNEDGVPDLAIGAPSVGSQFLTYKGAVYVYFGTEGRGLAPQPNVTITCQYSYCNLGWSLLAADVDGNGNADLVVGSPYAPGGGKQRGFVVAFHSNINRNHQGLLSVQDANWMVQGEENYAWFGFSLASCQLENVTLLLIGSPTWKACSSCNPLLLDVRQSVGKVYGYNPPSTECWFEITGDKEMGRMGLSLASGVLSVAGNTKKVLVVGAPTADIPSRILFVSSVLHQAGLALVYDLSNSTKPSLLSAFGGDRRFSHFGGDIYLSDLDSDGLDEIIVASPLRTNGVTSILSGGAAGRVYIFSGRQASSGNVTDHCTSWTSPCPEDWAQYVLISPEKLSRFGSSVTTVKSERRKEVVVAAERSSAKARLGGRLFVYSL
- the GPLD1 gene encoding phosphatidylinositol-glycan-specific phospholipase D isoform X3; the protein is MVGLKIWSVSLIILYHFCQGCIPCGISTHVEIAHRALEFFIKHEGSVNYRQLLLNHQDAFQAGSIYPDAFYPLICKRGMFHDVSEDTHWSPFLKASIDYIRRNYPQPWEEATEKLVAFLFGIASHMVADVSWHSLGIDQGFLKAMGEIDFHGSYAEAHSVGDFGGDVVSQFELDFSYLAWSWYVPVKDLAAIYKEFYGKEVITESTIVECTHLLFFELHGERLLVGKLFPPFASKSPFLVEKFHEYFLGGVDDMAFWTNNIFELTSHMLENGTSDCYLPENPLFINCTKAHKDNPVRNKQSKHEHHKNTTSLLTETLEKNINYTERGVHIQPWATKFLGVINHALKTNVWRALGATHQKSSKHVSKPAASYFLTSPYARLGWSLISADLNQDGYDDLVAGAPGYSTMGHVQIGRVYVVYGSQSGLPPEDMDLDRKADQVLQGHQPSGRFGSALAVLDFNEDGVPDLAIGAPSVGSQFLTYKGAVYVYFGTEGRGLAPQPNVTITCQYSYCNLGWSLLAADVDGNGNADLVVGSPYAPGGGKQRGFVVAFHSNINRNHQGLLSVQDANWMVQGEENYAWFGFSLASCQLENVTLLLIGSPTWKACSSCNPLLLDVRQSVGKVYGYNPPSTECWFEITGDKEMGRMGLSLASGVLSVAGNTKKVLVVGAPTADIPSRILFVSSVLHQAGLALVYDLSNSTKPSLLSAFGGDRRFSHFGGDIYLSDLDSDGLDEIIVASPLRTNGVTSILSGGAAGRVYIFSGRQASSGNVTDHCTSWTSPCPEDWAQYVLISPEKLSRFGSSVTTVKSERRKEVVVAAERSSAKARLGGRLFVYSL
- the GPLD1 gene encoding phosphatidylinositol-glycan-specific phospholipase D isoform X5, with the protein product MFHDVSEDTHWSPFLKASIDYIRRNYPQPWEEATEKLVAFLFGIASHMVADVSWHSLGIDQGFLKAMGEIDFHGSYAEAHSVGDFGGDVVSQFELDFSYLAWSWYVPVKDLAAIYKEFYGKEVITESTIVECTHLLFFELHGERLLVGKLFPPFASKSPFLVEKFHEYFLGGVDDMAFWTNNIFELTSHMLENGTSDCYLPENPLFINCTKAHKDNPVRNKQSKHEHHKNTTSLLTETLEKNINYTERGVHIQPWATKFLGVINHALKTNVWRALGATHQKSSKHVSKPAASYFLTSPYARLGWSLISADLNQDGYDDLVAGAPGYSTMGHVQIGRVYVVYGSQSGLPPEDMDLDRKADQVLQGHQPSGRFGSALAVLDFNEDGVPDLAIGAPSVGSQFLTYKGAVYVYFGTEGRGLAPQPNVTITCQYSYCNLGWSLLAADVDGNGNADLVVGSPYAPGGGKQRGFVVAFHSNINRNHQGLLSVQDANWMVQGEENYAWFGFSLASCQLENVTLLLIGSPTWKACSSCNPLLLDVRQSVGKVYGYNPPSTECWFEITGDKEMGRMGLSLASGVLSVAGNTKKVLVVGAPTADIPSRILFVSSVLHQAGLALVYDLSNSTKPSLLSAFGGDRRFSHFGGDIYLSDLDSDGLDEIIVASPLRTNGVTSILSGGAAGRVYIFSGRQASSGNVTDHCTSWTSPCPEDWAQYVLISPEKLSRFGSSVTTVKSERRKLMKALQTFSFSLHRDERSCRLESLRTLLQIQLKVILDEHLIYISSSRDIQNKDNHWMCFH